One window of the Devosia sp. 2618 genome contains the following:
- a CDS encoding HAMP domain-containing sensor histidine kinase has translation MDADWITSPSARRVQQHAADSRPAWLWSQDGQLLLWQNDAASLFLAKLKKHGLKLAPGAIPIKGQIARNIRLGSVGRTSLARIQFLAGDKPASSTCATTPLTWQDGQNVLLVVGVDPIAPEILEAAGESKQPGPAPVAEVATPVVVADAPTDSPLSDDIPEDSLAAAQAALDEADNEASQPDEDHVAAIIVADEDAYARELENWREAEQDSRPAFELVPQAAPEAEIEPAAELDADVPAVTTSSRLSRLVDRLADDDALYSPLTDEDDVPPVLALKEDAAPKQFYRLTGSGFVADEPEQTEAEADLDDLVTLDGSVTEDEVPVVEDIQNTAEETPQPDVESVERVSRYNFDELSRILNDRVGDPQQSAVMTAAPSEPARTGALINLGGETLVLNRLPLGILVFRDQQILFANRAITEMVGYDSVENLRAAGLAAVFPAAGNDSAGAGPVNHLMQRDGTLVPVTARLQSISWQGRPALMLSASTTEVRTGHEAAVNAFAQSFAEVRGDGFLEATRAGVVSAITPLGATLLDTDGMVEGKALSALVGPKDVPHLQEFLERPARFAETARPCLTLRSASGRAEIILFAQGQAGVVTGYFGFVRTREAAPVRLSAPSDVDPALLARISRGVRRPLNTIIGFSDLIRSEAFGKLQNERYEIYAQDITTAGQEIAALVDELDDYARLRDGRYLPQRASIELTALLESCVLRIRQQASNARVIVRNAISESLPRITADRASLAQAVLNLLASAIDQTPTGAAVVISAQREDDGGIAIHVRDSSNTVVDMAERFVVFRDGVGKDGQMMTPVRSSVGLALTRSLLAVNAFSLSVDPAGERGMLFTLIIPPDLVDRPALPPATE, from the coding sequence ATGGATGCTGACTGGATCACATCGCCGAGCGCTCGCCGCGTGCAGCAGCACGCAGCAGATTCGCGACCGGCCTGGCTGTGGTCTCAGGACGGGCAGCTCTTGCTGTGGCAGAATGACGCCGCCTCGCTGTTTTTGGCCAAGCTGAAAAAGCATGGTCTCAAGCTCGCGCCGGGTGCTATCCCCATAAAAGGCCAGATTGCGCGCAATATCCGGCTCGGTTCGGTTGGTCGCACAAGCCTGGCGCGCATCCAGTTTCTGGCCGGCGACAAGCCTGCATCGAGCACTTGCGCCACCACGCCCCTGACCTGGCAGGACGGCCAGAACGTTTTGCTGGTGGTCGGGGTCGACCCGATTGCGCCCGAGATTTTGGAAGCGGCCGGTGAGTCGAAGCAGCCTGGGCCCGCTCCGGTGGCAGAGGTGGCAACACCAGTTGTCGTTGCCGACGCTCCAACTGATTCTCCGCTGAGCGACGACATCCCTGAAGACAGCCTTGCCGCTGCGCAGGCCGCGCTCGATGAGGCGGACAATGAGGCGTCACAGCCTGACGAGGACCATGTCGCAGCGATCATCGTTGCCGACGAGGATGCCTATGCGCGTGAGCTGGAAAACTGGCGCGAGGCCGAACAAGATTCGCGGCCAGCGTTCGAACTGGTGCCGCAGGCTGCCCCAGAGGCGGAGATTGAGCCTGCCGCCGAGCTTGATGCCGATGTGCCCGCAGTCACGACAAGCAGCCGGCTGAGTCGGCTTGTCGATCGGCTGGCCGATGATGACGCGCTTTATTCGCCGCTGACGGATGAAGACGACGTGCCGCCGGTTCTCGCGCTGAAGGAAGATGCTGCGCCGAAACAGTTCTATCGCCTGACCGGAAGCGGCTTTGTGGCGGATGAGCCGGAGCAGACCGAGGCTGAAGCCGATCTCGATGATCTGGTGACGCTCGATGGGTCGGTGACCGAGGACGAAGTGCCGGTTGTCGAAGACATCCAGAACACCGCAGAAGAGACGCCGCAGCCGGATGTGGAATCGGTCGAGCGCGTATCGCGCTACAATTTCGATGAGCTGTCGCGCATTCTCAATGACCGGGTCGGCGATCCGCAGCAATCGGCTGTGATGACTGCCGCTCCCTCTGAGCCTGCCCGCACTGGCGCGCTGATCAATCTTGGTGGCGAGACGCTGGTGCTTAACCGACTGCCGCTGGGCATTCTGGTGTTCCGCGATCAGCAGATCCTGTTTGCCAACCGGGCCATCACCGAAATGGTGGGCTATGACTCGGTGGAAAATCTGCGCGCTGCAGGCCTCGCCGCCGTATTCCCCGCTGCCGGCAATGACAGCGCGGGGGCCGGACCGGTCAATCATCTGATGCAGCGCGATGGTACGCTGGTGCCCGTCACGGCGCGGCTGCAGTCGATTTCGTGGCAGGGGCGCCCTGCCCTGATGCTGTCGGCCAGCACCACCGAAGTGCGCACGGGCCATGAGGCTGCCGTCAACGCCTTCGCACAGAGCTTTGCAGAAGTGCGCGGCGACGGATTCCTGGAAGCGACGCGTGCGGGCGTGGTCAGCGCCATCACCCCGCTGGGCGCCACGCTGCTCGATACCGACGGCATGGTGGAAGGCAAGGCGCTATCAGCGCTGGTCGGTCCTAAGGACGTGCCGCATCTGCAGGAATTCCTTGAACGCCCGGCGCGCTTCGCTGAAACCGCCCGTCCCTGCCTCACACTGCGGTCAGCGTCAGGACGTGCGGAGATCATTCTGTTTGCCCAGGGCCAGGCGGGTGTCGTCACCGGCTATTTCGGGTTTGTGCGCACTCGCGAAGCGGCTCCCGTCCGGTTGTCGGCGCCATCTGATGTCGATCCGGCGCTGCTCGCGCGGATCAGCCGTGGCGTGCGGCGTCCGCTCAACACAATCATCGGTTTCTCCGACCTGATCCGCAGCGAAGCCTTCGGCAAGCTGCAGAACGAGCGCTACGAAATCTATGCGCAGGATATCACCACTGCCGGGCAGGAGATCGCCGCGCTGGTCGATGAACTCGACGACTATGCCCGCCTCCGCGATGGCCGTTACCTGCCACAGCGTGCCAGCATCGAATTGACGGCGCTGCTTGAAAGCTGCGTGCTGCGAATTCGCCAGCAGGCGAGCAATGCGCGCGTCATCGTGCGCAACGCGATTTCGGAAAGCCTGCCGCGCATCACGGCGGACCGCGCCTCGCTGGCTCAGGCGGTGCTCAATCTTTTGGCGAGCGCCATCGACCAGACGCCGACCGGTGCTGCCGTGGTGATTTCGGCGCAGCGCGAGGATGACGGCGGCATTGCTATTCATGTGCGCGACAGCTCCAACACCGTGGTCGACATGGCCGAGCGGTTTGTCGTGTTCCGCGATGGCGTGGGCAAGGACGGGCAGATGATGACGCCAGTTCGCTCTAGTGTCGGGCTGGCGCTGACCCGCTCGCTGCTGGCGGTCAACGCCTTCTCGCTATCGGTCGATCCAGCCGGCGAACGCGGCATGTTGTTTACGCTGATTATTCCGCCCGATCTGGTTGATCGACCGGCTTTGCCACCAGCAACAGAGTAA
- a CDS encoding extracellular solute-binding protein, producing the protein MNKTTRLALALLSTVALTGIAAPAFAQSGEVNIYSYREQSLLQPLLDKFSAETGIKPNVLFAGDGLLERVAAEGELSPADVVLTVDIGNLVGAEEQGLTQKITTPVLDERVPQAFRATDDNWTALSLRSRVFYVSKDRVDATALTYDDLATPEWKGRICTRSGNHAYNIGLIAHYIAEHGIDAARVWLGKVRDNLAMAPSGNDRIQVKNILEGTCDLAITNTYYMGAMLHNEAEPEQKDWANSARIIYPDAETDGTQVNVAGGFIAKYAPNVENANTLIAFLLSDEAQAIYADTNYEFPVVPSAPINELVASWGTLKPSQVSLVDVASHRAEAAALVDELKFDEGPQN; encoded by the coding sequence ATGAACAAGACCACGCGCCTTGCCCTTGCCCTGCTCAGCACGGTCGCTTTGACCGGGATTGCAGCCCCAGCTTTCGCCCAGAGCGGCGAAGTCAACATTTACAGCTATCGCGAGCAGAGCCTGTTGCAGCCACTGCTGGATAAGTTCAGCGCCGAAACCGGCATCAAGCCAAATGTGCTGTTCGCGGGCGACGGCCTGCTGGAACGCGTTGCGGCCGAGGGCGAACTGTCGCCAGCCGACGTCGTCCTCACCGTCGACATCGGCAATCTGGTCGGTGCTGAAGAGCAGGGCCTGACCCAGAAGATCACCACCCCAGTGCTCGACGAGCGCGTGCCACAGGCATTCCGCGCCACGGACGACAACTGGACCGCGCTGTCGCTGCGTTCGCGCGTGTTCTACGTGTCCAAAGATCGCGTCGACGCCACCGCGCTGACCTATGACGATCTGGCCACCCCAGAGTGGAAGGGCCGCATCTGCACCCGTTCGGGCAACCATGCCTACAATATCGGCCTGATCGCCCACTACATCGCCGAGCACGGCATTGACGCGGCCCGCGTGTGGCTCGGCAAGGTGCGTGACAATCTGGCCATGGCGCCGAGCGGCAATGACCGCATTCAGGTCAAGAACATCCTCGAAGGCACCTGCGATCTGGCCATCACCAACACCTATTACATGGGTGCGATGCTGCACAACGAAGCTGAGCCAGAGCAGAAGGACTGGGCCAATTCCGCCCGGATCATCTACCCGGACGCAGAGACCGATGGCACTCAGGTGAACGTGGCCGGCGGCTTCATTGCCAAGTATGCGCCAAACGTAGAAAACGCCAACACGCTGATCGCCTTCCTCCTCTCGGATGAAGCTCAGGCAATCTATGCCGACACCAACTACGAGTTCCCCGTCGTGCCAAGCGCACCAATCAACGAGCTGGTTGCCAGCTGGGGCACGCTGAAGCCATCGCAGGTTTCGCTGGTTGACGTCGCATCGCACCGCGCCGAAGCTGCCGCTCTGGTTGACGAGCTGAAGTTCGACGAAGGTCCGCAGAACTAA
- a CDS encoding iron ABC transporter permease, whose protein sequence is MTKQTGRGFPLPVASLFLVAVMGLPVLWLAYSGLVATSSGSNGLAATMLPTALRETGLLMASVGIITGVTGLLAAWLVSHFEFPLRRVFDWALVLPLAVPTYLAAYSYVEFLGFTGPIQTFIRSINGATTLKEYWFPDIKSQWGGALVLSSVLYPYVYVACRSFFLMQSTSLTIAARTLGAGSLRTFFTVTLPLSRPPLVVGMTLAMMEVVNDLGAVQYFGINAITAIIYSTWINRSDFGGAAQLAVTVVLVIGLLIIAEQRARRDRVYLANRDNRVPPARAQLRGAGKWVAFGFCLVLFAFGFGIPAGELFYLAFRLVLPETVSMTLTALVPTVMLATSGAVLTVIIGLFAAKQGRRGSVSGGAIRLATLGYAIPGTVLALGLLQPLGQADLWFNRMTMALWDWRPGLILSGSIAALLYVYSIRFLAVSHSTLDAAMKKRGDGMLDAGRVLGAGRLELLFKIDLPTLSPAILSAATLVFVEIVKELPATLLLRPLGIDTLATMVYSRANVGLFAQAALPALFIVLAGLIPVVLATRLGDRRKV, encoded by the coding sequence GTGACGAAACAGACCGGCAGGGGATTTCCTCTGCCGGTCGCTTCGCTTTTTCTGGTGGCCGTGATGGGCCTGCCGGTTTTATGGCTGGCCTATAGCGGGCTGGTTGCCACCAGCAGCGGCAGCAACGGGCTCGCCGCCACCATGTTGCCCACCGCCCTGCGCGAGACCGGGCTGCTGATGGCCTCGGTCGGCATCATTACCGGCGTTACGGGCCTGTTGGCGGCGTGGCTGGTGTCACATTTCGAGTTTCCGCTGCGGCGCGTGTTTGACTGGGCACTGGTACTGCCGCTGGCGGTGCCGACCTATCTTGCCGCCTATAGCTACGTGGAATTTCTGGGCTTTACCGGCCCGATCCAGACCTTCATCCGCTCGATCAACGGCGCGACGACGCTCAAGGAATACTGGTTCCCCGACATCAAGAGCCAGTGGGGCGGCGCGCTGGTGCTGTCCAGCGTGCTGTACCCCTATGTCTATGTGGCGTGCCGCAGCTTTTTCCTGATGCAGTCCACGAGCCTGACCATTGCGGCACGCACGCTGGGTGCGGGTAGCCTGCGCACGTTTTTTACGGTGACGCTGCCCCTATCGCGGCCGCCTCTCGTGGTGGGCATGACGCTGGCCATGATGGAAGTGGTCAACGATCTGGGAGCGGTGCAGTATTTCGGCATCAACGCCATTACCGCGATCATCTATTCCACCTGGATCAACCGCTCGGACTTTGGCGGCGCGGCGCAGCTTGCCGTCACCGTCGTGCTGGTGATTGGCCTCCTGATCATCGCCGAGCAGCGGGCTCGACGTGACCGGGTTTATCTCGCCAATCGCGACAACCGCGTGCCGCCAGCGCGGGCGCAATTGCGGGGCGCGGGCAAATGGGTGGCATTTGGCTTCTGCCTCGTGCTGTTCGCGTTCGGATTCGGTATTCCGGCCGGTGAATTGTTCTATCTCGCCTTCCGGCTGGTGCTGCCCGAAACGGTCAGCATGACGCTGACGGCGCTGGTGCCGACTGTGATGCTGGCCACCAGCGGCGCTGTTCTGACCGTCATCATCGGGCTTTTTGCCGCCAAGCAGGGACGCCGTGGGTCGGTCAGCGGCGGCGCGATCCGGCTGGCGACGCTGGGCTATGCCATTCCCGGAACGGTGCTGGCTTTGGGTCTGCTGCAACCGCTGGGGCAGGCCGATCTGTGGTTCAACCGTATGACCATGGCGCTGTGGGACTGGCGGCCGGGATTGATCCTGTCGGGCTCGATTGCGGCGCTGCTCTATGTCTATTCGATCCGTTTCCTTGCGGTCAGCCACTCAACGCTCGATGCCGCGATGAAAAAGCGGGGCGATGGCATGCTCGACGCCGGGCGTGTGCTGGGTGCGGGACGGCTGGAACTGCTGTTCAAGATTGATCTGCCGACGCTCTCCCCTGCGATCCTGAGCGCAGCCACCTTGGTGTTTGTCGAGATCGTCAAGGAACTGCCCGCGACGCTACTATTGCGGCCGCTCGGAATCGATACGCTGGCGACGATGGTCTACTCCCGCGCCAATGTCGGGCTTTTTGCCCAGGCGGCCCTACCGGCGCTGTTCATTGTGCTGGCGGGGCTAATTCCGGTCGTTCTTGCTACGCGGCTGGGTGATCGTAGGAAAGTATAA
- a CDS encoding ABC transporter substrate-binding protein, whose product MNKTTKAFGLALALTTAMAGAAMAQPTEVRIGVALEPPILDPTAGAAEAIDIVVYQNIFEGLVRVDQNGEVEPSLAKEWTISDDQLTYTFKLNEGVTFHDGTSFDADDVKFTFDRIVAEDSANAHKEFYTPITSVTVIDPLTVEFKLDEVIGRFLFDLARGDAVIVAPESADNNANEPIGTGPFAFVQWDKGSRVILEAYQPYWGTPVHLTKATYVFISDTATMTNALLAGDIDGVNNFAPEALAVFENNPQFHVLVGTTEGETILATNNKKPPFDNLKVRQAMAHALNRQAIIDGATYGYGTPIGAPFAPHNPYYVDLTATYPFDPEAAKALLAEAGYPDGFSATLKLPPVAYARLSGQIIASQFAAVGIKLELINVEFAQWLEDVYTNKDYDLSIISHVEPFDIGNYANPDYYFNYDNPTFQALIRTLNGTTDEAKRKELAIEAQTILAKDAVNGYLFELAQTGVWNAKLTGMWQNSPIEGLVLRDIRWTE is encoded by the coding sequence ATGAACAAGACGACGAAGGCTTTCGGGCTGGCGCTGGCGCTGACTACGGCAATGGCCGGGGCGGCCATGGCGCAGCCGACCGAAGTGCGGATCGGCGTGGCGCTGGAGCCACCAATTCTCGATCCCACGGCAGGCGCCGCTGAGGCCATCGATATTGTCGTCTATCAAAACATTTTCGAGGGTCTGGTTCGTGTCGACCAGAACGGCGAAGTCGAGCCGTCACTGGCCAAGGAATGGACCATTTCCGACGATCAGCTGACCTATACGTTCAAGCTCAACGAAGGCGTGACCTTCCATGACGGAACCAGCTTTGATGCTGACGATGTCAAGTTCACCTTCGACCGCATCGTGGCTGAAGACAGCGCCAATGCGCACAAGGAATTCTACACCCCGATCACCTCGGTGACGGTGATCGACCCGCTGACGGTCGAGTTCAAGCTCGATGAAGTCATCGGCCGTTTCCTGTTCGATCTGGCGCGTGGTGACGCAGTGATCGTGGCGCCGGAAAGCGCCGACAACAATGCCAATGAACCCATCGGCACCGGCCCCTTTGCCTTCGTGCAATGGGACAAGGGCAGCCGCGTGATCCTTGAGGCCTACCAGCCCTATTGGGGCACACCTGTGCACCTGACCAAGGCGACTTATGTCTTTATCAGCGACACCGCGACGATGACCAATGCGTTGCTGGCCGGCGACATTGACGGCGTCAACAATTTTGCCCCCGAAGCGCTGGCGGTGTTTGAGAACAATCCGCAGTTCCATGTGCTGGTCGGCACGACGGAAGGCGAGACGATCCTCGCCACCAACAACAAGAAGCCGCCCTTCGACAACCTCAAGGTTCGCCAGGCCATGGCGCATGCCCTTAACCGGCAGGCGATCATCGACGGCGCAACCTATGGCTACGGCACCCCAATCGGCGCGCCGTTTGCACCGCACAACCCCTACTATGTCGACCTGACGGCGACCTATCCGTTCGACCCGGAAGCTGCCAAGGCGCTGCTGGCTGAAGCTGGTTATCCAGATGGTTTCAGCGCCACGCTCAAGCTGCCACCGGTCGCCTATGCGCGCCTTTCGGGGCAGATCATTGCCAGCCAGTTTGCCGCCGTCGGCATCAAGCTGGAGCTGATCAATGTGGAGTTCGCGCAGTGGCTTGAGGACGTGTACACCAACAAGGATTATGACCTGTCGATCATCAGCCATGTTGAACCCTTCGACATTGGAAATTACGCAAATCCCGACTATTACTTTAACTACGACAACCCCACATTCCAGGCGCTGATCAGGACTTTGAATGGCACGACTGACGAAGCCAAGCGCAAGGAACTGGCCATCGAGGCCCAGACCATCCTCGCCAAGGATGCCGTCAACGGCTACCTGTTCGAGCTCGCCCAGACCGGCGTGTGGAACGCCAAGCTCACCGGCATGTGGCAGAACTCGCCCATCGAAGGCCTGGTTCTCCGCGACATCCGGTGGACTGAATAG
- a CDS encoding ABC transporter permease, whose protein sequence is MILFTLRRFLGFAATLFVAALVIFWLLDQLPGDPAQFMLGINATPASVAKLRIQMGLDAPAYERFFGWIWGMLQGDFGTSYSQRAPVAGLIWGRLGVTLPLSIFAMIISIVVGLPLGILAARRRGKALDTIVMVTAQTGIAVPNFWFGMLLTLLFAVVLRWLPPGGFTPWHENPGLAFRGLILPSLALALPQASILARVMRTALVDVTNQDYIRTARAKGLTMGEAVWRHGVRNALLPVLTILGLQFAYLVAGTVIVENVFYLPGIGKLIFTAISERDLILVRGATIILIITVTATMLLTDLAYAVVDPRLRERSAP, encoded by the coding sequence ATGATCCTCTTTACACTCCGCCGCTTTCTTGGCTTCGCCGCGACGCTGTTCGTTGCGGCGCTGGTTATTTTCTGGCTGCTCGATCAACTGCCGGGCGATCCCGCGCAGTTCATGCTCGGCATCAATGCGACGCCCGCTTCCGTCGCGAAACTCCGTATCCAGATGGGGCTCGACGCCCCGGCCTATGAGCGGTTCTTTGGCTGGATCTGGGGCATGCTGCAGGGCGACTTCGGCACGTCCTATTCGCAGCGTGCGCCTGTCGCCGGACTGATCTGGGGCCGCCTCGGCGTCACCCTGCCACTGTCGATTTTTGCCATGATTATTTCGATCGTGGTTGGTCTGCCACTGGGCATTCTTGCGGCCCGCCGTCGCGGCAAGGCGCTCGATACCATCGTCATGGTGACAGCCCAGACCGGCATCGCCGTTCCCAATTTCTGGTTCGGCATGTTGCTGACGCTGCTGTTTGCCGTGGTGCTGCGCTGGCTGCCGCCGGGCGGCTTTACGCCATGGCATGAAAATCCGGGCCTGGCGTTCCGCGGGCTGATCCTGCCCAGTCTGGCGCTTGCATTGCCGCAAGCCTCGATCCTGGCGCGTGTGATGCGCACTGCGCTCGTCGATGTCACCAATCAGGATTACATCCGCACCGCGCGGGCCAAGGGGCTCACCATGGGTGAGGCCGTGTGGCGGCATGGCGTGCGCAATGCGCTGCTGCCGGTCCTGACCATTCTGGGGCTGCAGTTTGCCTATCTGGTGGCGGGCACGGTCATCGTCGAGAACGTGTTTTACCTGCCCGGTATCGGGAAGCTGATCTTTACCGCGATCTCCGAGCGCGACCTGATCCTGGTGCGTGGCGCGACGATCATTCTCATCATCACGGTTACGGCGACTATGCTGCTGACCGATCTGGCCTATGCAGTGGTCGACCCCCGCCTGCGGGAAAGGAGCGCGCCATGA
- a CDS encoding ABC transporter permease — MKRFFAHPSLAIGLIATVIFLAIGLISLVWTPYPIEQIDIPRRFLAPSAAHWLGTDNLGRDMASLIMSGTWTSFLVAAVAVAIGVGIGVPMGLAAAAWGGPVEWAVLRLSDFVFAFPSVIVAILITTLVGPGAVNAVVAIGVFNIPVFARVARGGALSVATLDFVAAGRLAGLGSAAIAYRHLLPNIMSLIIVQGTIQMSLGILAEAGLSYIGYGTQPPATSLGLMLKDAQGLFLIHPWLTLAPGIAIVLIVIALNIAGDGLRDAIDPRLKQGNTNVLA; from the coding sequence ATGAAGCGGTTTTTTGCGCATCCGAGCCTTGCCATTGGGCTGATTGCCACTGTGATTTTTCTCGCTATCGGGCTGATCTCTCTGGTCTGGACGCCCTACCCCATCGAGCAGATCGACATCCCGCGTCGTTTCCTTGCGCCGAGCGCGGCCCATTGGCTGGGCACGGATAATCTGGGCCGTGACATGGCATCGCTGATCATGTCGGGAACCTGGACCAGCTTTCTGGTTGCAGCGGTTGCCGTGGCGATTGGCGTGGGCATCGGCGTGCCGATGGGGCTTGCGGCTGCGGCATGGGGTGGGCCGGTCGAATGGGCGGTACTGCGGCTGTCCGATTTCGTGTTCGCCTTTCCATCGGTGATCGTTGCGATCCTCATCACCACGTTGGTCGGCCCCGGCGCCGTCAACGCCGTCGTTGCCATTGGCGTGTTCAACATCCCGGTGTTTGCCCGCGTGGCCCGTGGCGGCGCATTGAGTGTGGCAACGCTCGATTTCGTCGCGGCGGGCCGGCTGGCCGGGCTGGGCAGTGCCGCGATCGCCTATCGGCACCTACTGCCCAACATCATGAGCCTGATCATCGTGCAGGGCACCATCCAGATGTCGCTGGGCATTCTGGCTGAGGCGGGGCTCAGCTATATCGGATATGGCACGCAGCCGCCCGCGACCAGCCTTGGCCTGATGCTCAAAGACGCGCAAGGCCTGTTCCTGATCCACCCCTGGCTGACCCTGGCGCCGGGCATTGCCATCGTACTGATCGTCATTGCACTCAACATTGCCGGTGACGGTTTGCGCGACGCCATCGACCCACGCCTCAAGCAGGGAAATACCAATGTCCTTGCTTGA
- a CDS encoding ABC transporter ATP-binding protein, which produces MSLLEVSGLSVRFGASEAVADVSFSLERGERFGIIGESGSGKTLTAMAITGLLPEGAAMGGTITLDGAPMPTNERAMARLRGKRIGMVFQEPMTALNPLMRVTEQIEESIRLNTQHGATHIEVPNLLTEVGLEQKHGDRYPHQLSGGQRQRVMIAMALASRPDILIADEPTSALDLITQRRVLDLIAEICSRRQMALLFISHDLKAVGALCSRVAVMHKGRLVESGPVRTVFAAPTQPYTQKLVAASRFDVPTPARPPIGETLLEVDGISRDYHQGGTFLFRQKPIRAVDTARFSVASGECLALVGPSGCGKTTLAKIIVGLDKATSGEVRLEGVTYHGSDLPKTLRRDISLVFQDPFGSFNPRLTVANSVSEPLRLVPGLSRETARERLVESVEAVGLSAAMLERYPHEFSGGQRQRLAIARALVTRPRLLVLDEPVSALDVSVRGEVLALLARLQADFGLTYLIISHDLDMVRAMADRVLVMDAGKIVEEGKPEQIFANPHHRLTRDLVSARLPDIG; this is translated from the coding sequence ATGTCCTTGCTTGAAGTTTCCGGCCTTTCGGTGCGCTTCGGCGCGAGCGAAGCGGTGGCCGATGTCAGCTTTTCGCTGGAGCGCGGCGAGCGCTTCGGCATCATCGGGGAAAGCGGCTCGGGCAAGACCCTGACCGCCATGGCCATCACTGGTCTTCTGCCCGAAGGCGCAGCCATGGGCGGCACGATCACGCTCGACGGCGCGCCGATGCCAACGAACGAGCGCGCCATGGCGCGGCTGCGCGGCAAGCGCATCGGCATGGTGTTTCAGGAGCCGATGACGGCGCTCAACCCGCTGATGCGGGTAACCGAGCAGATCGAGGAATCCATCCGCCTCAACACCCAGCATGGCGCGACCCATATCGAGGTTCCAAACCTGCTGACCGAAGTGGGGCTGGAGCAAAAGCACGGCGACCGCTATCCCCATCAACTGTCCGGTGGGCAGCGACAGCGCGTGATGATCGCCATGGCGCTGGCCAGTCGGCCCGACATTCTGATCGCCGACGAGCCGACATCAGCGCTCGACCTTATCACGCAGCGGCGCGTGCTCGATCTGATCGCCGAGATTTGCTCGCGGCGGCAGATGGCCTTGCTATTCATCAGCCATGACCTCAAGGCCGTTGGCGCGCTCTGTTCGCGTGTCGCGGTGATGCACAAGGGACGATTGGTTGAGAGTGGACCGGTCAGGACGGTGTTCGCGGCCCCGACCCAGCCCTATACGCAAAAGCTGGTGGCGGCCTCGCGGTTTGACGTGCCGACGCCGGCGCGTCCGCCCATCGGCGAGACGCTACTTGAGGTCGACGGCATCAGCCGCGACTACCATCAGGGCGGCACGTTTCTGTTCAGGCAAAAGCCGATACGAGCGGTCGATACCGCGCGCTTTAGTGTCGCGTCGGGGGAATGCCTGGCCCTGGTCGGCCCGTCGGGTTGCGGCAAGACGACCTTGGCAAAGATCATTGTCGGACTGGACAAAGCGACGTCCGGCGAGGTGCGGTTGGAGGGCGTGACCTATCACGGCTCCGACCTGCCCAAGACGCTGCGGCGCGATATTTCGCTGGTGTTTCAGGACCCGTTTGGCAGCTTCAATCCGCGCCTGACTGTGGCCAATTCGGTGAGCGAGCCGCTGCGACTGGTGCCGGGGCTAAGCCGGGAAACAGCGCGCGAGCGGCTGGTGGAATCGGTCGAGGCCGTGGGGCTGAGCGCGGCGATGCTGGAACGCTATCCGCATGAATTCTCCGGCGGGCAGCGGCAGCGGCTGGCGATTGCCCGGGCGCTGGTGACACGCCCTCGCCTGCTGGTGCTCGACGAGCCGGTCTCGGCGCTCGACGTGTCGGTGCGCGGCGAGGTGCTGGCGCTGCTGGCGCGGTTGCAGGCCGATTTCGGGCTGACTTATCTCATCATCAGCCACGACCTCGACATGGTGCGCGCCATGGCCGACCGGGTGCTGGTGATGGATGCCGGCAAGATCGTCGAAGAGGGCAAGCCCGAGCAGATCTTTGCCAATCCGCACCATAGACTGACGCGGGATCTGGTGAGCGCACGGCTGCCGGATATTGGGTGA